One genomic region from Acidobacteriota bacterium encodes:
- a CDS encoding sigma-54-dependent Fis family transcriptional regulator, with protein MPVGSSGTRRTDVRIISATNRNLASEVAEGHFREDLFYRLAVLVIKLPPLRERDGDIGLLIDLFLERFNDSNDGKIWEGNKTLTPGARSRLLRHTWPGNVRELENTLKRTAVTARGTRISESDVENALFQIAKKQDGVYGRALGKVLIFKSCLARFTRHYLTQAMKEANDNKSEAARLLGLSSYQTLTNWLLKYNVE; from the coding sequence ATGCCTGTAGGGTCAAGTGGAACTCGAAGAACGGATGTTCGAATCATCAGTGCGACGAATCGCAATTTGGCGAGCGAGGTAGCTGAAGGGCATTTCCGGGAAGATCTATTCTATCGGTTGGCTGTCCTAGTAATCAAACTGCCTCCCCTCCGGGAGCGCGATGGAGACATTGGGTTACTTATCGACCTCTTTCTCGAAAGATTCAACGATAGTAATGACGGGAAGATATGGGAGGGGAACAAAACATTAACGCCCGGAGCACGAAGTCGGCTCCTGCGGCACACCTGGCCGGGAAATGTCCGTGAACTCGAAAACACATTGAAACGGACTGCGGTCACTGCCAGAGGTACGCGAATTTCCGAAAGCGATGTTGAAAACGCGCTATTTCAGATTGCGAAGAAACAGGATGGCGTCTATGGACGGGCACTAGGAAAGGTTTTGATCTTCAAGAGTTGCTTGGCGAGGTTTACAAGACATTACCTTACTCAGGCGATGAAAGAGGCGAACGATAACAAGTCGGAGGCCGCACGGCTACTTGGGCTGTCGAGCTACCAAACTCTTACTAACTGGCTACTGAAATACAATGTAGAGTGA
- a CDS encoding sigma 54-interacting transcriptional regulator: MRLRLRVDFNRIELLCNYPKADYSRYAKWLYKLGSTRPTITAVRLTDPTDYAKIFEAAREKIKEILKSDPLTNLTFHLSPGTPAMSSVWLLLSKTFCNAELIQTSQEEGLKTVSLPFDISAEYIPKLIRQAEIAFTHLGEGVDIFGEAHFRSSQMNSVVEFSRRAAILNVPVLIEGESGTGKELFARGIHESGLRRDGPFITVNCGAIPEQLVESELFGHKKGHSPERSEITMAISFQLITEQSF, from the coding sequence ATGCGGCTGCGACTCCGGGTCGATTTCAACCGGATCGAATTGCTTTGCAACTACCCCAAAGCCGACTACTCAAGGTACGCGAAATGGCTTTATAAGCTTGGTTCTACGAGACCGACGATAACGGCCGTTAGACTCACGGACCCTACAGATTATGCCAAGATCTTTGAAGCGGCACGAGAGAAAATCAAAGAAATTCTCAAGTCTGATCCGCTAACCAACCTCACATTTCATTTAAGCCCCGGAACTCCAGCGATGTCTTCGGTATGGCTTTTGCTATCCAAAACGTTCTGTAACGCGGAACTTATTCAAACATCCCAGGAAGAAGGATTGAAGACGGTTTCGTTGCCGTTCGACATTTCTGCCGAATATATTCCTAAGCTAATTCGGCAGGCTGAAATCGCGTTCACTCATCTAGGCGAAGGCGTAGACATCTTTGGCGAGGCCCATTTTCGAAGCAGTCAGATGAATAGTGTTGTCGAATTTTCGCGGCGAGCTGCGATCCTTAATGTTCCCGTATTGATCGAAGGCGAATCTGGAACCGGTAAGGAGCTATTTGCTAGGGGGATTCATGAATCAGGGCTCCGGCGAGATGGCCCTTTCATTACGGTGAACTGCGGAGCGATTCCAGAACAGCTCGTTGAATCCGAATTATTCGGGCACAAGAAAGGTCATTCTCCGGAGCGATCCGAGATCACGATGGCCATTTCGTTTCAGCTAATCACGGAACAATCTTTTTAG